The following are from one region of the Salvia splendens isolate huo1 unplaced genomic scaffold, SspV2 ctg849, whole genome shotgun sequence genome:
- the LOC121791604 gene encoding cytochrome P450 CYP749A22-like isoform X3, translating to MFQLLMESRGIRGPPYRFLHGNTKEIIKMKQQTKDAATMDISHDIFPIIQPHLYSWIKLYGNNFLHWIGTEPEIVVTEPELIKEILSNKEGTYPKTVGKGYFKKLLGDGLLVTEGEKWSKLRKLSNHSFHGDCLKEMVPAMIACVETMLEKWRSYHGKEIEVCGEFRLLSSDVISRTAFGSSYLEGRKIFDMLSNLGVLISRNVFKIRLFGIGRFIRTRDDIEADKTEQLLHDSIMEIVKKRQFEVQSGKADSFGSDFLGSLLKGHHDTDPKSQISAAEIIDECKTFYFTGQDTTFSLLSWTTFLLAIHTDWQERAREEVLQLFGQQNPNSDGLSRLKTVNMILYETLRLYTPVTSIIRRTGSRVKLGKYEFPANMKVSIPPLAIHRNPDIWGQDAHFFKPERFSEGMTKTTNGNPTAFLGFGYGPRTCVGLNLAISEAKIALSMILQRYKFTLSLEYVHSPLIVLSANPQHGVGILLQPL from the exons ATGTTCCAACT TTTGATGGAGTCTCGAGGAATCAGAGGCCCTCCTTACAGATTCCTCCATGGAAACACCAAAGAGATCATCAAGATGAAGCAGCAAACAAAAGATGCAGCTACTATGGACATATCTCATGATATATTTCCAATAATTCAGCCTCACTTGTATTCTTGGATTAAATTATATG GAAATAATTTTCTTCACTGGATTGGTACTGAACCTGAAATTGTTGTTACTGAGCCAGAGTTGATCAAAGAAATCCTCAGCAACAAAGAAGGTACATATCCAAAAACCGTAGGAAAAGGCTACTTCAAGAAATTGTTAGGAGATGGACTTCTTGTGACAGAAGGTGAAAAATGGTCTAAGCTTAGGAAATTGTCTAATCATTCTTTCCATGGAGACTGCCTCAAG GAGATGGTACCTGCCATGATTGCTTGTGTCGAAACCATGCTTGAGAAATGGAGGAGTTACCATGGCAAAGAAATCGAGGTGTGCGGCGAATTCAGGCTTCTTAGCTCAGATGTGATTTCTAGAACAGCTTTTGGAAGTAGCTATTTGGAAGGGAGGAAGATATTTGATATGTTGTCCAATCTTGGTGTCTTGATTTCCAGAAATGTGTTCAAGATCAGACTTTTTGGCATTGG AAGATTTATAAGGACACGGGATGACATCGAAGCAGACAAAACCGAGCAGTTGCTCCATGATTCTATCATGGAAATAGTAAAGAAAAGACAGTTTGAAGTTCAAAGTGGCAAGGCAGACAGTTTCGGTAGTGATTTTCTAGGATCGCTCCTAAAAGGTCACCACGACACAGATCCGAAGAGCCAGATATCAGCAGCTGAGATCATCGACGAATGTAAAACCTTCTATTTTACTGGACAAGATACAACTTTCAGTTTACTATCATGGACCACATTTCTCCTTGCAATCCACACAGACTGGCAAGAGAGAGCCAGGGAAGAGGTGTTACAGCTCTTCGGTCAACAAAATCCCAACTCAGATGGCCTTTCCAGATTAAAAACT GTTAACATGATATTGTATGAAACACTGAGGTTATACACCCCTGTCACTAGTATTATAAGGAGAACTGGCAGCAGAGTGAAGTTGGGAAAATACGAGTTTCCTGCAAATATGAAAGTTTCTATTCCGCCTCTAGCTATCCACCGGAATCCTGACATATGGGGTCAAGACGCTCACTTTTTCAAACCGGAAAGATTTTCTGAAGGGATGACTAAGACGACGAATGGCAACCCCACAGCCTTCCTAGGATTTGGGTATGGACCGCGAACTTGTGTGGGCCTCAATTTGGCGATCAGTGAGGCAAAGATAGCGCTCTCGATGATCCTCCAACGCTACAAGTTCACACTCTCACTGGAGTATGTTCACTCACCTTTGATAGTCCTCAGTGCAAACCCGCAGCACGGAGTTGGGATCTTGCTTCAGCCGCTTTAA
- the LOC121791604 gene encoding cytochrome P450 CYP749A22-like isoform X2, whose protein sequence is MIPLLAMAVSLFVLITIPSIILYKLCWIPLHLQSLMESRGIRGPPYRFLHGNTKEIIKMKQQTKDAATMDISHDIFPIIQPHLYSWIKLYGNNFLHWIGTEPEIVVTEPELIKEILSNKEGTYPKTVGKGYFKKLLGDGLLVTEGEKWSKLRKLSNHSFHGDCLKEMVPAMIACVETMLEKWRSYHGKEIEVCGEFRLLSSDVISRTAFGSSYLEGRKIFDMLSNLGVLISRNVFKIRLFGIGFIRTRDDIEADKTEQLLHDSIMEIVKKRQFEVQSGKADSFGSDFLGSLLKGHHDTDPKSQISAAEIIDECKTFYFTGQDTTFSLLSWTTFLLAIHTDWQERAREEVLQLFGQQNPNSDGLSRLKTVNMILYETLRLYTPVTSIIRRTGSRVKLGKYEFPANMKVSIPPLAIHRNPDIWGQDAHFFKPERFSEGMTKTTNGNPTAFLGFGYGPRTCVGLNLAISEAKIALSMILQRYKFTLSLEYVHSPLIVLSANPQHGVGILLQPL, encoded by the exons ATGATTCCCCTTTTAGCTATGGCTGTATCCCTTTTTGTGTTGATTACAATTCCTTCAATCATCTTGTACAAATTATGTTGGattcctcttcatcttcaaaGTTTGATGGAGTCTCGAGGAATCAGAGGCCCTCCTTACAGATTCCTCCATGGAAACACCAAAGAGATCATCAAGATGAAGCAGCAAACAAAAGATGCAGCTACTATGGACATATCTCATGATATATTTCCAATAATTCAGCCTCACTTGTATTCTTGGATTAAATTATATG GAAATAATTTTCTTCACTGGATTGGTACTGAACCTGAAATTGTTGTTACTGAGCCAGAGTTGATCAAAGAAATCCTCAGCAACAAAGAAGGTACATATCCAAAAACCGTAGGAAAAGGCTACTTCAAGAAATTGTTAGGAGATGGACTTCTTGTGACAGAAGGTGAAAAATGGTCTAAGCTTAGGAAATTGTCTAATCATTCTTTCCATGGAGACTGCCTCAAG GAGATGGTACCTGCCATGATTGCTTGTGTCGAAACCATGCTTGAGAAATGGAGGAGTTACCATGGCAAAGAAATCGAGGTGTGCGGCGAATTCAGGCTTCTTAGCTCAGATGTGATTTCTAGAACAGCTTTTGGAAGTAGCTATTTGGAAGGGAGGAAGATATTTGATATGTTGTCCAATCTTGGTGTCTTGATTTCCAGAAATGTGTTCAAGATCAGACTTTTTGGCATTGG ATTTATAAGGACACGGGATGACATCGAAGCAGACAAAACCGAGCAGTTGCTCCATGATTCTATCATGGAAATAGTAAAGAAAAGACAGTTTGAAGTTCAAAGTGGCAAGGCAGACAGTTTCGGTAGTGATTTTCTAGGATCGCTCCTAAAAGGTCACCACGACACAGATCCGAAGAGCCAGATATCAGCAGCTGAGATCATCGACGAATGTAAAACCTTCTATTTTACTGGACAAGATACAACTTTCAGTTTACTATCATGGACCACATTTCTCCTTGCAATCCACACAGACTGGCAAGAGAGAGCCAGGGAAGAGGTGTTACAGCTCTTCGGTCAACAAAATCCCAACTCAGATGGCCTTTCCAGATTAAAAACT GTTAACATGATATTGTATGAAACACTGAGGTTATACACCCCTGTCACTAGTATTATAAGGAGAACTGGCAGCAGAGTGAAGTTGGGAAAATACGAGTTTCCTGCAAATATGAAAGTTTCTATTCCGCCTCTAGCTATCCACCGGAATCCTGACATATGGGGTCAAGACGCTCACTTTTTCAAACCGGAAAGATTTTCTGAAGGGATGACTAAGACGACGAATGGCAACCCCACAGCCTTCCTAGGATTTGGGTATGGACCGCGAACTTGTGTGGGCCTCAATTTGGCGATCAGTGAGGCAAAGATAGCGCTCTCGATGATCCTCCAACGCTACAAGTTCACACTCTCACTGGAGTATGTTCACTCACCTTTGATAGTCCTCAGTGCAAACCCGCAGCACGGAGTTGGGATCTTGCTTCAGCCGCTTTAA
- the LOC121791604 gene encoding cytochrome P450 CYP749A22-like isoform X1, producing the protein MIPLLAMAVSLFVLITIPSIILYKLCWIPLHLQSLMESRGIRGPPYRFLHGNTKEIIKMKQQTKDAATMDISHDIFPIIQPHLYSWIKLYGNNFLHWIGTEPEIVVTEPELIKEILSNKEGTYPKTVGKGYFKKLLGDGLLVTEGEKWSKLRKLSNHSFHGDCLKEMVPAMIACVETMLEKWRSYHGKEIEVCGEFRLLSSDVISRTAFGSSYLEGRKIFDMLSNLGVLISRNVFKIRLFGIGRFIRTRDDIEADKTEQLLHDSIMEIVKKRQFEVQSGKADSFGSDFLGSLLKGHHDTDPKSQISAAEIIDECKTFYFTGQDTTFSLLSWTTFLLAIHTDWQERAREEVLQLFGQQNPNSDGLSRLKTVNMILYETLRLYTPVTSIIRRTGSRVKLGKYEFPANMKVSIPPLAIHRNPDIWGQDAHFFKPERFSEGMTKTTNGNPTAFLGFGYGPRTCVGLNLAISEAKIALSMILQRYKFTLSLEYVHSPLIVLSANPQHGVGILLQPL; encoded by the exons ATGATTCCCCTTTTAGCTATGGCTGTATCCCTTTTTGTGTTGATTACAATTCCTTCAATCATCTTGTACAAATTATGTTGGattcctcttcatcttcaaaGTTTGATGGAGTCTCGAGGAATCAGAGGCCCTCCTTACAGATTCCTCCATGGAAACACCAAAGAGATCATCAAGATGAAGCAGCAAACAAAAGATGCAGCTACTATGGACATATCTCATGATATATTTCCAATAATTCAGCCTCACTTGTATTCTTGGATTAAATTATATG GAAATAATTTTCTTCACTGGATTGGTACTGAACCTGAAATTGTTGTTACTGAGCCAGAGTTGATCAAAGAAATCCTCAGCAACAAAGAAGGTACATATCCAAAAACCGTAGGAAAAGGCTACTTCAAGAAATTGTTAGGAGATGGACTTCTTGTGACAGAAGGTGAAAAATGGTCTAAGCTTAGGAAATTGTCTAATCATTCTTTCCATGGAGACTGCCTCAAG GAGATGGTACCTGCCATGATTGCTTGTGTCGAAACCATGCTTGAGAAATGGAGGAGTTACCATGGCAAAGAAATCGAGGTGTGCGGCGAATTCAGGCTTCTTAGCTCAGATGTGATTTCTAGAACAGCTTTTGGAAGTAGCTATTTGGAAGGGAGGAAGATATTTGATATGTTGTCCAATCTTGGTGTCTTGATTTCCAGAAATGTGTTCAAGATCAGACTTTTTGGCATTGG AAGATTTATAAGGACACGGGATGACATCGAAGCAGACAAAACCGAGCAGTTGCTCCATGATTCTATCATGGAAATAGTAAAGAAAAGACAGTTTGAAGTTCAAAGTGGCAAGGCAGACAGTTTCGGTAGTGATTTTCTAGGATCGCTCCTAAAAGGTCACCACGACACAGATCCGAAGAGCCAGATATCAGCAGCTGAGATCATCGACGAATGTAAAACCTTCTATTTTACTGGACAAGATACAACTTTCAGTTTACTATCATGGACCACATTTCTCCTTGCAATCCACACAGACTGGCAAGAGAGAGCCAGGGAAGAGGTGTTACAGCTCTTCGGTCAACAAAATCCCAACTCAGATGGCCTTTCCAGATTAAAAACT GTTAACATGATATTGTATGAAACACTGAGGTTATACACCCCTGTCACTAGTATTATAAGGAGAACTGGCAGCAGAGTGAAGTTGGGAAAATACGAGTTTCCTGCAAATATGAAAGTTTCTATTCCGCCTCTAGCTATCCACCGGAATCCTGACATATGGGGTCAAGACGCTCACTTTTTCAAACCGGAAAGATTTTCTGAAGGGATGACTAAGACGACGAATGGCAACCCCACAGCCTTCCTAGGATTTGGGTATGGACCGCGAACTTGTGTGGGCCTCAATTTGGCGATCAGTGAGGCAAAGATAGCGCTCTCGATGATCCTCCAACGCTACAAGTTCACACTCTCACTGGAGTATGTTCACTCACCTTTGATAGTCCTCAGTGCAAACCCGCAGCACGGAGTTGGGATCTTGCTTCAGCCGCTTTAA